The DNA segment GGGATAAAGTGCATAAGCCCAGCGCCGCATGGCCGGGGGCGAGGCGCCTTGGGCATGGCGCAACAAGACCAATCCGGCCAATGGCGCAATCAGGCAGGTGGCCAACCCGAGCATCGCGACGAGATTGCCGCTATTGAGTAAGACCTGCCATTGATTGGCAGCTACACACACCAACCCCGGCAACACGCTGAAATACCAGGGGCGACTAAACACCAACAACATCGCCAGCGGCAGCAATACACCAAAAAAGCCGAACATCAGTTGCGCCGAGAACACAGCGCCGGCCAGCAGGGCAATCAGCGCCAATCCGCGGTCAAAAAGCGTCTTTTGCTGCCATCCTCGGGCAACCAGCAAACCCAGCGCCAGGGTCGGCAGCACATTCAATGTATCGGCATTGTCGATAAACAGCCGATACGGCACCTCGCTGATCACGCTGAACAGCAGCAGCCACCCCAGGTAACGCCATTGCCCGGTGACGGGTGCATCACGGACCCGCTGCAAATTGGCCGCAATCGCCAGGCAAAACCACGGGAACGCCAGGCGCCCCGGCACGTACAGGCCATCGAGGCTTAAACCGACATAGCGCAAGTGGTCCAGCACCATGCTCAATAGCGCCAGCCATTTGAGCAGGTCCAGCGCGCCATCGCGCTCGCGCTGTAAAGGAATCGTTTCAGTACCGTGCATAATTCCCCAGAGACTTTGCATTAACAGTGCGTGCGCGCGCCGGATATTCTTGGTTAAAGTGCGCACCAACATCGACCACAGGAACGGGCCATGACCGACAAGAGCCAACAATTTGCCAGTGACAACTATTCCGGTATCTGCCCGGAAGCCTGGGCCGCCATGGAGCTCGCCAACCAGGGCCATCAACGCGCCTATGGCGATGATGAATGGACCCACCGCGCCGCCGACGGTTTCCGCAAACTGTTCGAAACCGACTGTGAAGTGTTCTTCGCCTTCAACGGAACAGCGGCCAACTCCCTGGCCCTGTCTTCCTTGTGCCAGAGCTACCATAGCGTGATTTGCTCGGAAACCGCCCACGTCGAGACCGACGAATGCGGCGCGCCGGAGTTTTTCTCCAACGGCTCCAAGCTGCTCACCGCGCGCACCGAAAACGGCAAGCTGACCCCCGAATCCATCCGCGAGATCGCCCTCAAGCGCCAGGACATCCACTACCCCAAGCCCCGCGTCGTGACCCTGACCCAGGCCACCGAAGTGGGCAGCGTGTACACCCCGGATGAAATCCGCGCCATCAGCGCCACCTGCAAGGAACTGGGGCTGAACCTGCACATGGACGGCGCACGCTTCTCCAACGCCTGCGCCTTCCTCGGCTGCTCGCCTGCCGACCTGACCTGGAAAGCCGGTGTGGATGTGCTGTGTTTTGGCGGCACCAAAAACGGCATGGCGGTGGGTGAAGCGATCCTGTTCTTCAACCACAAGCTGGCGGAAGACTTCGATTACCGCTGCAAACAGGCCGGCCAACTGGCGTCGAAAATGCGCTTCCTTTCCGCCCCTTGGGTCGGCCTGCTGGAAAACGACGCCTGGCTCAAACATGCACGCCACGCCAACCACTGCGCCCAGTTGCTCAGCAGCCTGGTAGCGGATATTCCCGGCGTGGAATTGATGTTCCCGGTGCAGGCCAACGGCGTGTTCCTGCAACTCTCGGAACCGGCCATCGCGGCGCTGACGGCCAAGGGCTGGCGCTTCTACACCTTCATCGGCAAGGGCGGTGCGCGCTTCATGTGTGCGTGGGATACCGAGGAAGAACGGGTGCGTGAACTGGCAGCGGATATTCGTGAGGTGATGGGCGCCTGATCTCATGCGGCTTGCCGGTGTGGGCCTGATACTGGCGGAATGCCGAGACTATTTTTTGATATTTCTGACAGCACCCAGCCTGCTCTTCATGGGCTAGCCTCCTGGAACCCGCAAGGAAAGGCCACTGCAAAGGCCACCTTGCGGGCCACACTGCCTGCCGAACTATCGGCCGGAAACGGAAATCCAGCAGAGGACTGCACCATGGAAAATCAAACCTTCGGCAACATCCTGCAAAGCGATACCCAACTCTCGACCACCCTCGTCGGCTGGGATGAATTCCGCAAACTGGCGAAGGTCGGTGACATCATCCAGGAACCTGGCCAGACCTTGAGAATCACCGAAAAAGTCTTCGAACCGACAGCTTCAGGCGAGCAATTCGCGATTCATATCTACGCCCGCTAACTTCCTGATCGTTCCCACGCTCTGCGTGGGAACGCCTCCCAGGACGCTCTGCGTCCCCTCAAGGATGAGCCTATGGGTAGAAGCCGCTACGTCATCACCGAACCCGAAAAACCACACTTCCTGACATGTACCGTCATGGAGTGGCTACCACTGTTCACCCGTGACTACCTCGTCAGTCATCTTCTGGATTGTTGGCGATATCAACAAAACCACCACGCCCTCAACCTTTATGGCTACGTCGTCCTGGAAAACCACCTGCACTTCGTCGCTCAGGCGCCTGACCTGAGCAAATGCGTCAGCCAATTCAAATCCTTCACCGCTCGAACCATCATCGATGACCTGCACAGCAAAGGCGCTGAACGGGTATTACAACGTCTGCGCTTTTGCAGACGTGCACACAAGGTAGATCGGGTGTATCAACTCTGGCAGGAAGGCTCACATGCCGAGCTGGTATACAGCGAGGCGGTGATGCGCCAGAAGCTTGATTACATCCACCACAACCCAGTGAAGCGGGGTTATGTGGACCTTGCTGAACACTGGAGGTACTCCAGTGCTCGCAACTATTTGGGCATGGAGGGGTTGATCGACATCCAGCGCTGGTCTTGAAGATCGTTCCCACGCTCTGCGTGGGAACGCAGCCTGTGACGCTACGCGTCACATCGCACACAAGGGACGCGGAGCGTCCCGGGAGGCATTCCCACGCGGAGCGTGGGAACGATCAGGGGGGGGTATTAGAACTCGATCCGCACATCACCCTTCGGCACGCTGCAGCACGACAGGATGTAGCCTTCGGCTTCGTCTTCCTCGGTAATCCCGCCGTTGTGCTCCATCTCCACTTCCCCACCCAGTTTCATCACCTTGCATGTGCCGCATATGCCCATGCCGCAGGCCTTGGGAATCAGCAGGCCCAGCTTGGCAGCTGCCGCATGCACGGTTTCCCCGGGTGCCACACGAATGCTTTTGCCTGACGAGATAAATTCCACCTGGTGCAGATCCGCCAGGTCGATTTCCGGCGCATCGGCGGCCTGTTCGGCTTGTTCCACAGCATCGGCCCGCGCCTCCGGTGGCGTGGCGCCGAAGGATTCCTCGTGGTAACGGCTCATGTCGAAGCCATTGGCTTCCAGCAGGCGCTTGACCGCGTTCATATAGGGCGTAGGGCCGCAGCAGAACACTTCGCGCTCAAGGAAGTCCGGCACCATCAGTTCGAGCATTTTCTGGTTGAGGTAACCCCGATAACCGGCCCACGGCTCGCCCAGGCCATGTTTCTCACAGATCAGGTGCAGGCTGAAGTTGTCGATGCGCGACGCCATATGCTCCAGCTCGCGGTGGTAGATGATGTCTTTCGGCGAGCGGGCACTGTGCACAAACACCATGTCGACATTGGCGTTGGTGTCGTAATACCAGCGCGCCATGGACATCACCGGTGTGATACCCACGCCGCCGCTGAGGTACAGCACCTTGGGGTTGCTGAAGTCGATGGCATTGAACAGCCCGACCGGCCCGTGTACCGCCAGCTCCTGGCCTTCGTGCAGGGTGTCGTGCAACCAGTTGGAGACCTTGCCACCCGGCACGCGCTTGATCGTCACCGAGAAGCTGTAGGGCACCGATGGCGAGCTGGAAATGGTGTACGAGCGCATGATCGGCTGGCCGTCGATCTCCAGTTCCAGGGTGACGAACTGCCCCGGCTTGAAAAAGAACAGGATCGGCTGGTCGGCCATAAAGCAGAAGGTGCGCACATCCCAGGTTTCCTGGATGACTTTGACGCAACGGACGATGTGCCGACCATTGGCCCAGGTCTGGGTGGTGACAGGATTCAGGAAGCTGTTGGACATGCTGTTCTCCACGGCCGTAGTTCGGCTTGATGCTGGCGATTCTGCGTAACGCCGCGACCTGCCATTTACCTATCTGCGACATTCGCATACTTATCGCGACCAGCCCCCATACCACTGGGGTTGCGCGTCGGGAACAGAGTGGGCCATGTCGTTAATGGATAAGGTTGCGGGCAGCACCGGGCCCACACTCGCAGCCAACAACGACGCTTTCTTTACGCCTTGCTGCAAACCTGATCAGCCACTTATCGCGGCCACACAGAATGGCCTTGAGGACACACATAATGGACGTCACCGCAACCTTGAGCTTGGGCGATCCGCTGGAACCCGCACGCAAGGCCACCGCGCAAATGCTGCAAGAGCGCGAGCGCACTTTTTCGCTGCCCCAGCCGTTTTACTCTGACCAGCGGCTGTTCGATATCGACATGCAGGAGATCTTCCAGAAGGAATGGTTGATCGCCGGCATGACCTGCGAAATCCCGGCCAAGGGCAACTACCTGACCCTGCAGATCGGCAAGAACCCGATCATCGTGATTCGTGGCGCCGAAGGCGTGGTGCATGCCTTCCACAACGTCTGCCGCCATCGCGGCTCGCGCCTGTGCACCAGCGACAAGGGCAAGGTCGCCAAACTGGTGTGCCATTACCACCAGTGGACCTACGAACTGGACGGGCGCCTGCTGTTCGCCGGCACCGAGATGGGCGCCGACTTCGACATGAAGCAGTACGGCCTCAAACCGGTGAACGTGAAGACCGCCGGCGGCTACATCTTTATCAGCCTGGCCGAGAACCCGCCGGCCATTGATGACTTTTTGTCGACGCTGAACCATTACATGGAACCCTACGACATGGAAAACACCAAGGTGGCGATCCAGACCACCTTGTTCGAAAAAGCCAACTGGAAACTGGTGCTGGAAAACAACCGCGAGTGCTACCACTGCAACGCCTCCCACCCCGAGTTGCTGAAAACCCTGCTGGAATGGGACGACGTCACCGACCCACGGGCTGACCAGGCGTTCAAGGACCACGTCGCCGCTTCAGCCGCCGCCTGGGACGCCGAGAAGATCCCTTACGCCCACGCCAGCTTCGGCCTGCGCAACCGCATCGTGCGCATGCCGCTGCTCAAGGGCACCGTGTCGATGACCCTGGATGGCAAGCAGGGCTGCAAGAAACTGATGGGCCGCATCAAGAACCCCGACCTCGGCTCGATGCGCATCCTGCACCTGCCGCACTCGTGGAACCACTGCATGGGCGATCACATCATCGTCTTCACGGTATGGCCGATCAGCGCCCAGGAAACCATGGTCACCACCAAGTGGCTGGTGCACAAGGACGCTGTGGAAGGGGTGGACTACGACGTCGAGCGCATGCGCCAAGTGTGGGACGCGACCAACGACCAGGACCGGCGCCTGGCCGAGGAGAACCAGCGCGGGATCAACTCCACCGCTTACCAGCCGGGGCCGTACTCCAAGACCTATGAGTTTGGCGTGGTGAACTTTGTGGACTGGTACAGCGAGCGCATGCTGAACAACCTGGGGGCGGCACCGGCGCCGTACCTCAAAGGTGTCGCCGCACACGAGTAACTGACGCACCAGAGATCAAAAATGTGGGAGCAAGTCCGCTCCCACATTTGGATACTCATCTGTTCATAAATTGACCATCACCACTCCAGCCCGCTACTACCCTGCCCTCCAGCCATCGCCCAACAACTTATCCACAAACCCACCCACAGCAATTGTGGGCAACTGCCCTGTTCCCTCAAAATAAAACCAAGAAAATCCGTGACTTATTCAAAGCAGCGGGTTTTATCCAACATTGATCAGTTTTTAACCAGAAGCTCACAAGCCACGTTCTATATGGCCTGCAGAGGAACGCAAACACCTTATCCACAGAAGCGCCAACAGACTTTGGGGGCAACTTTACCCCTTCTGTGGAAAACCGCCGGCAACCGAGCAAAATCGAGGCTTTACGCGCGTAGATCGGTTGAAACAGCGACATTGATCATTTTTCAACCAACTTACTACAAGCCTTTATCCCTATGGCTTACAGCGGATAGCGAACATCTTATCCACAGAAGCACCAACAGACTTTGGGGGCAACTCTGAACCAGGCTATTTCCTTATCCACAGAAAAAGCCGAGCAAAAACCGTCGCTTAGGTTGGTTGTTTTTCGTACAGAGGGCTGCAGGGCTTGATTTCACTGGGGTGTGGACAACCGCGAACAGGTTATCCACAGGTGAACCAACAGGGATTGTGGGTAACCCCCAGTCGAGGGCTACGGGTACTGCATCAAGTAAGCTTTGCCGGTGACACCTAGCATCGGGTGCGGGGTTATCTGGCAACTGTCGACAATCCGAAAGCCATGGCGCTCATAGAACCTCAGGGCACCGGTATTGGCCGCATAGTCAATCAGGCTCAAGCCGATAAGCCCAAGGTGCTCGGCCCGCTGTCGGGCATGGTCGAGAAATTGCACGCCCAAGCCTTGGCCGCGCCAACCTTCGTGCAGCGCCAGGCTGGAAATATAAAGGGTATCGGGGATCTCCAGGTCCGCGTAGGGAGCAAGGACTGGATCGGTAACCGGCTCTGCATCCGGATCATGGCGCATGACATAACTGTGCATCATGCCCACCACCACGCCCTCTGATTCGGCGATCAGGCAATTTTCATAAGAGAAATCCACACCCGAGCGCGCATAACGGCTGGCGCCAACGTCCAGGAGTTCCTGGCCTGGCTCTGCGAGCTGGCTCCAGATGTAAGCCGCGGCTCCTTCTGAAGAGATCAGGAACAGACGCGCTATATCGCGGGCATCGGCGGGCACTGCCGCGCGGAATTTGACGGGCATGGGGCTGGATCCTTTGGCTGAAAATTTATTTATTTAAGCTCACACCCAGGCACTGGCAAAGGCTGGCATCGCGGTATGTATGTGCGATTATTTCAGCCCTAGCGAACCACACCCTCCTCAATCAGCAGCTTGAGAATTGCCTCAGCGCCCGCCTCAGGGCTTACCCCCTTCAGCACCTGCCCACCTCCGCCGCTGGCCTTGGCCGTGGCGGCCTTCATGCGGTCGGCGCCGCTCTTGGCCTTGATCACCTTGAGCCGCTTGGGCCGAGGCTTGGCCGGTTGCAGCACGGCGCCTGTGAATAACTCATCGTCCACCACCGCCACGTCGTGCTCCTGCAGCACGCCACGCTGGGCCGGGCCGTAGGCGCTTTGCCGCGGCTTGGGCCCGGCGTTATCCACCGTGGCCAGAAACGGCAGGCGCACTTTCAGGCGTCGCCGCTGACCACGAGGCAGCGCTTGCAGTACCTGGGCTACGCCGCTGTCGATGGACTCCACCTGAGCCAGGCCGACAATCAGCGGCCAGCCCAGTTGCTCGGCCAGCAGGAACGGCAACATCCCCGAGCCCTCGCCCGTTTCGGCCTGGCTGCCGGTAAGCACCACCTGCGCACCAGTGTCCCGCAGGTAGTCGCCGAGCACTGGCAGGGCATCGGCGCCGGCCGGTTGTTCCAGCACGTGTAACTGCGCCAGCCCCATGCCCAGGTAAGCACGCAGGGTCGGCTCGGCGATATCGCCGGCATGCAGCACTTGCAGGTTATCCCCAGCCAGTTGCAACCCCAGCTCGACGGCACGCGCATCCTGTTCGGCGCGGCGTGGCCGGCCGGAGGTCGGGTGGGCGCCTATGGATACCAGGCTGATTACATGGGTGGTCATGGCCATATCCTTTGTTTAAGCCGCATCGCGCTTGGCGCCGTTACGGTGGGCCTGGACCGCAGCAATCAAGGCCCGGAGAATGTCGCCGCTGTCGCCGATCACCGACAGGTCGGCGCGCTTGATCATGTCGCAACCCGGATCGAGGTTGATCGCCACCACCTTGTCGCAGGCACCGATGCCTTGCAGGTGCTGGATCGCCCCGGAAATCCCGACCGCCACATACACCCGGGCGGTGACCCAGATACCACTGGCACCCACCTGGCGATCACGAGCCATGAAGCCATCATCCACCGCCACCCGCGACGCACCTTCGGTGGCGCCCAGGGCCGCGGCCGTCTGATGGAACAGGTCCCAGTCCTTGACCCCATTGCCACCGGAGAAAATAAACTCGGCCTCGGCCATGGGAATCGCACCGGGATCCACTGCCACCGCACCCAGATCCTCGATACGCGGCAAGCTGCGCGCCAGGGCTGTGGATAACTCCACCGGCAACACTTCATGGCGCGTTTCGCTGACTGGATCGGCACATTCCACCGCAGCGAGGATCAGCCGTGGCAGCGTGCGCGCCAGGTCTTCCTGGCCCGCGCCGGCACGGCCGATGCACTCATTACCCTTGATCTGCCACACCCGGGTGGCCGGGCGTTCCTTGAGGCTCGCGGCAAAGCGCCGCCCCAGTTCACCCCCGCCACTGCGGCTGTCGGGCAGCAGCCAATGACGCGGGCGGAACTGGTTATCCACAGCCCGCAGGCCATGGACCCGCTGCTCCGGTGAATAACCCTCGAATTCGTGGCCGTCGAGCACCAGCAGGCGATCCACGCCGGCCGTGTCGAAGGCACTTTCCTTATGTTCGCCAAACACCACTGCCAGCACCGCACCGTCGCTGCCGGCCAGTTGCCGCGCCAGGCCCAGCAAGTCGCGGTCGTGGCTGCTCAGGCGGCCGCCGACCATGTCCGGCACCACGTTGATGTAAAACGCCGGGGCTGGCACCTGGTGCAGCGGCAACTGCACTTGCGCCGCGGCCGTACGTTTGGTCGCACCGCCCTGCTGGGCGCCGCTGCGGTCGATCCGCTTGATGCCGTTGGGGCCGATAAAACCGATGCCATGCACATTTTTACGGATGATGCCGTTAGGCCCCATCCAGCTGTGCTGCTCCGGTTGCATCGCCGCATGCAGCGGGTGCAAGCGGTTGCGGGCGATCCATTCGGCCCGTGGGTCGCGGCGGATAATGTCGCTCATCAGTGGACCTCCGCTGGTACACGTGTGTTCTTGGCCGGTGCAGCCTCTTCGAGCAAGGCATCCGCCACCAACTCGGCAATGTCCTTGATCAGTGGGCGGGGCTCGACCACCCCTTCGAGCATCGCCGTGCACTGTGGGCAACCCACGGCTACCAGCTCGGCGCCGGTCTCGCGGATGTCTTCCATACGCATGTCGGGGATGCGCTGCTTGCCGGGAATATCAGTGATCGGCGCGCCGCCACCGCCACCGCAGCAACGGGAACGGAAACCCGAACGTTGCATCTCCTTGATCTCAATCCCCAGTGCCCGCAGCACTTGGCGCGGGGCCTCGTACTCACCGTTATAGCGCCCCAGATAGCACGGGTCGTGGTAGGTCACGCTGTTGCCCTTGTGCTGGCCCAGGTTCAGCAGGCCTGCGTCGATCAGCTCGGCCATGTAGGTGCTGTGGTGCTGCACCTGGTAGTTGCCGTCGAAGGCGCCGTATTCGTTTTTCAACACATGGAAGCTATGGGGATCGCAGGTCACGATGCGCTGGAAGCGGTACTTGGCCAGGGTCTGGATATTGCGCGCGGCCAGCAATTGGAACGTCGCCTCATCGCCCAGACGCCGGGCCACGTCGCCGCTGTCGCGCTCCTCCAGGCCCAGTACGGCGAAGTCTACCTTGGCCGCTTTCAGCACTTTGACGAAGGCGCGCAAAGTGCGCTGGTTGCGCATGTCGAAGGCGCCGTCGCCGACCCAGAACAGCACGTCGGTGGTTTGCTTGTCGCCGAGCAATGGCAGGTTCAAATCCGCCGCCCAGTTCATCCGCCCACCTGGGGCGAATCCGCCGGGGTTGTCGGTGGCGATCAGGTTCTCCAGGACTTCGGCGCCCTTGTTCGGCGTGGCACCTTTTTCCAGGGTCAGGTGGCGGCGCATATCAACGATGGCGTCTACGTGCTCGATCATCATCGGGCACTCTTCGACGCAGGCGCGGCAGGTGGTACACGACCACAATGTCTCGGCGTCCACCAGGCCATTGACGATCGGTTGGTGCGGATTGCCGCCGTGTTCGCCCACGGGCTTGCCGGGATACGGGCTGCCGGCGAACTTGGCATCAGTGCCGCCGGCCAGGCCGACCACCATGTCCTGGATCAGCTTTTTCGGGTTCAGCGGCTGGCCGGCGGCGAAGGCCGGGCACGCGGCTTCGCACTTGCCGCACTGCACACAGGCGTCAAAACCGAGCAGTTGGTTCCAGGTGAAATCCTTGGGTTTTTCCACGCCCAGGGGCGCGTTCTTGTCGGCCAGGTCCAGCGGCTTCAAGCCGGTGGAGCGGCCACCGCCAAAGCGTTCGGCGCGGCGGTGCCAGGCCAGGTGCAGTGCGCCGGCAAAGGCGTGTTTCATTGGCCCGCCCCAGGTCATGCCGAAGAACATTTCCGACACGCCCCACAGCACGCCCACACCGAGCAGCGCGGCCAACAGCCAGCCACCGAAGTCGGCAGGCAGGAGCCCGGCCACCGGCAACGTCACCAGGAAGAAGCTCACCGAAAACGCCATCAGGCTTTTCGGCAGGCGCATCCACGGGCCTTTGGACAGTCGCGACGGCGGGTTGCGCCGGCGCAGATAGACGAAGGTGGCGCCGACAAACATCAGCACCGATGCCAGCAGCAAGGCGTAGCCGAGGATACGGTTATGCAGGCCGAAGCCGTGCACCAGGATCGCCAGCAACGCCGACAGCACAAAGCCCAGGGCCGTGGCGACGTGGGTGTTGGCGATATATTTGTCGCGGGCGACCACGTGGTGCAGGTCGACCATATAGCGCTTGGGCATGGCCAGCAGGCCACCCAGCAAGTCGACCTTGGCGGCACGGCCACGGCGCCACATATTCACCCGGCGCAGGGCGCCGAGGACGGCGAGGCCCATCGCTGCGAACAAAAGAACAGGAAGCAAGGTGTTCAACATGGTGAAGCTCCCACATTTTTGACCGAGTCCACATTGGTTCGGTGTTGGGTCAGAAATCCTTGCACAGGCGCAGGGCGTCGTAGATCGCAGCGTGGGTATTGCGCTGGGCCACGCAGTCGCCGATGCGGAACAGCAAGTAGCCCTCCCCCGGCTCGCTCAGGCACGGTTGCGGCTTGATCGCGAACAGCGCCTCAACGTCCATCTGCCCCTTGTTGCGCGCCCCTTGCTTGAGGGCGTAGTAGATTTCTTCGTCCGGACGCACGCCGTTCTCCACCACCACCTGGTCCACCACCCGCTCTTCCTTGGCGCCGGTGTACTCGTTCTCCAGCACGGCGATGAGTTTGTCGCCCTCGCGGTAGACCTTCTCCAGCATCATGTCGCCGGTCATGATCACTTCCTTGGGGTACATGCTGCGGTAGTAGGTCGGGAATGACGTACCGCCGATGGCCACACCAGGCTTGATATCGTCAGTGACGATCTCGACCTGGCAGCCCTTGTCGGCCAAAAAGTCCGCCACCGACATGCCGGTGAATTCGCAGATGGTGTCGTACACCAGCACGTTCTTGCCCGGCGCCACCTTGCCGTCGAGCACGTCCCAACTGCTGACCACCAGGCCTTCTGCCGCGCCCCAGTGTTCGTTCTGCTCGAGGAACGGGTGCCCGCCCACGGCCAGCACCACCACATCGGGACGCAGGTCGAGGATGGTCGCGGCATCGGCCGCCACGCCCAGGCGCAGGTCGACGTTCAGCCGCGCCAGTTCCAGCTGGAACCAGCGGGTGATACCGGCGATCTGGTCGCGCTGCGGTGCCTTGGACGCCGTGGTGATCTGCCCGCCGATAAAGTCTTTTTTCTCCAACAGGGTCACGTCGTGGCCGCGCTCGGCAGCGACCCGCGCCGCTTCCATCCCGGCCGGGCCGGCACCGACCACCACCACTTTGCGCTTGGGCCCGGTGGATTTTTCGATGATGTGCGGCACGCCCATGTATTCACGGGAGGTCGCGGCATTCTGGATGCACAGCACGTCCAGGCCCTGGTACTGGCGGTCGATGCAATAGTTGGCGCCGACACACTGCTTGATCTGGTCGATCTGGCCCATTTTGATCTTGGCGATCAGGTGCGGGTCGGCCATATGCGCGCGGGTCATGCCGACCATGTCCACATAGCCGCCTTCGAGGATGCGCGTGGCCTGGTTCGGGTCCTT comes from the Pseudomonas shahriarae genome and includes:
- the dgcA gene encoding dimethylglycine demethylation protein DgcA; this encodes MAFEAMFAPIQIGKLTIRNRVLSTAHAEVYATDGGMTTERYVKYYEEKAKGGIGLAICGGSSVVAIDSPQEWWSSVNLSTDRIIPHFQNLADAMHKHGAKIMIQITHMGRRSRWDGFNWPTLMSPSGVREPVHRATCKTIEPEEIWRVIGNYASAAARAKAGGLDGVELSAVHQHMIDQFWSPRVNKRTDEWGGSFEGRMKFGLEVLKAVRAEVGPDFCVGIRLCGDEFHPDGLSHEDMKQIAKYYDDTGMLDFIGVVGSGCDTHNTLANVIPNMSFPPEPFLHLAAGIKEVVKVPVLHAQNIKDPNQATRILEGGYVDMVGMTRAHMADPHLIAKIKMGQIDQIKQCVGANYCIDRQYQGLDVLCIQNAATSREYMGVPHIIEKSTGPKRKVVVVGAGPAGMEAARVAAERGHDVTLLEKKDFIGGQITTASKAPQRDQIAGITRWFQLELARLNVDLRLGVAADAATILDLRPDVVVLAVGGHPFLEQNEHWGAAEGLVVSSWDVLDGKVAPGKNVLVYDTICEFTGMSVADFLADKGCQVEIVTDDIKPGVAIGGTSFPTYYRSMYPKEVIMTGDMMLEKVYREGDKLIAVLENEYTGAKEERVVDQVVVENGVRPDEEIYYALKQGARNKGQMDVEALFAIKPQPCLSEPGEGYLLFRIGDCVAQRNTHAAIYDALRLCKDF